The segment TAGAAAAGTATTAGAGGGGAGCATATCAATAAATGATATTAAAGAAAAAGGCTTAAAGGGTGTATATAGAAATATATTAAACGTAGAAATTAAAGAGGATAAGTCAAAGCAAAATCCAATAAAACCCCTAAGATTTCAACTTAAAAAACAGGAAAGTTATAATTTTTATAAAAAAAATGCCAAATTTACTAGTTTTATGATGGACGAGATTTTTGAAAATCAAAAAGATTTGATTAATAAACTTTTAAAAAAATATAAAGAATTAAAAGGATAATAAAGGGGATTTTATGAGTAATTTAGCCTACAATGCTCTTAAAATAGAAAATATAAGGTTAGAATTTTTAAATAAGGGGTTTAGTGAAGAGGCAATAGATTTTGTTTTACTTCAGAACGACAATTACAACTTTGAAGTTTTAAAGGAGAAAATGAATTCTTTAGAACAACAAATAATTAATGTAGAAAAGAATTTTCAAAAAGATATAGATAGTGTAAATACTAAAATAGATAGTGTAGAAAAAACTTTGCAAAAAGATATATCTAGTCTAGACAATAAAATAGATATTTAAAAAAATGAACTTAATGCAAGCAATAGAACAATACAAGTAATTCTAATAATGGGAATAACGTTTGCCCCAATTATCTATTCTATATTTAATAAGTGTTTTTTCAATTGAAAATGATTAAAATTTTATAAAGTAATAAGTTAGTATATAGCTCTAAAGTAGAACTTATTTGAATTTTTTAACAAGATAATTTAAATAGGTTCTTTTATTTTAATAAATACAAAATAATTTTAATTCTAAATTGAACTGAATTTAATTGTTTAGTGAGTTTATCTAAAATAAATTAAGCTAAGCCCGCGGCTTTATTAAGCTCTTTAACATGAGAATTTAATAAAGCTTTTATTTATTATAATAATTTCTGTAAAAAGCCTGACAAAAATAGTTTTAGTTATACATATGTATATGTATAACTAAAAAAATATATTGCTATCAAAAAAATCCAATTAAGTTGGGTTTAGCTAAGTTCTTTAACAAGAGAATTTAAATAAGCCCAACTAATTTTTTGTAAAATTTTTTGTAAAAAAGTTGGCAAAAATAGTTTTTGCTATATAATTATTTATTACAAAATAAGGAGGAAAAAGATGGAAAATCTTTCAAACAATAATAATCCACAAGAAAATATTCAAGGAGATCTCAAAATGATAAGTGTTAATCAACAAAGTTTTACTGGATGCGAAATATTTGAGGAAAAATCTTCTCCCATTAAAGAAAAAAGTAAATTAAGTAAGATAGGTAAGAAATTACCCGGAATAAGCAGTCAAGAATGTTTTAGATTTAATCGAAATATTGATTTTAGTCTTCAAAGAAACAAGTTAGATAAATACGGTGCTAGTGAAGTAGGTAATATTCTTGTTGGAGGTGCTGGGCTGAAAGATTTAATGATAAACAGAGTGCTTAAATATTTTGATATGAGTCTACCTTTTGAAGAGAATTTATATATGCTCAAGGGCAAAGAGTTAGAGAATTTAGGATTTAGAGAATTTGTTAAAGCACATAGTGATAATATTAATGTTTTGTATAAAAACAAATATGCCAATGGAGTTGATAAGTATAACTATTTCAAAAAAATGGGTAGTTCACAAACTTTAGTGGGCTCAACAATTGATGGCTGGTTTATTAATAATAATGGCGATTTAGAACTATTAGAGATTAAAAGTAGCGACTCTCATTATATGAGTAGTGCTATTGCTGAGTACAATAAAAATGGCAATTTTTTAAGCAGTAAATATTTTTTCAAATATTATGTACAAGCACAAATGCAGCTAGCATGCACTGGGCTTGAGTATTGTAATTTGTTCTTTTTAATAGATGCTGCACCAATTAACTGTAAGATTAAAAGAGATGAGGCCTTAATATCAAAAGTGTTTGAATTTGTTAATAAATGTGAATTAGAAATTATAAATTTAAAAAAAGATATTTATAGTAACTATAGAGACGATTACTTAATGGCACATAATTTTAATGAGGATACGTTTATAAAACTTGTTGAAGATTTAGTAGAAAGGAGTGATTTTTATAGTTCTGGAGTTGAGTTTGATTGGGCAAGAGAATTTATAGAATATGTTGATTGTACAGACCTTGAAATTAAGGATAATCAATCTGCTGAAAATCTTGCGTATGATTTAATGGAGATTGATAGTCTACAAAAAGAATTAAATAGAATCCAAAACGAAAATAAAAAAAGAGAAAAGCCCATTAAAGATAGGTTGAAGATGCTAATTTACAATATTACGAATACATATCCACTAATTGAGCAGTTAAATTATAAATTTGGAGAGTTTGTGTTTACTCTTGACCCTAAGAAAAGGGCAATATCAGATAGATTAAAGGGACTACTACCAACAAGTGGTGCAGTATTTTTCCCTAGCAATATAGCATTTGCAAATAGTGTTAGTGTCCCCATGTGAATGGGTGCACTAAAAAATTAAAAAAAATAAATTTAATATAGGAGGATTAATTAATGCTTATTAATAAAATAAAACAAGACAATAGAACTTTACGCCCAGAGATACAAAGGTGGGGCTGTTACTTTTTGTGTCTACATTATTATACAAGTCTATTTAAGAAACGTGAATTTAATGTTTATGAGATAAATGCAGCGTATTATAGATTTATAGGACTTGGATATATTAAGAGCAATTGTTTTATTATAAATCCATGTATGATACTTAATTACTACGGAATTAGAAGTAGTGTGAGATATGAGTCTTTAAATTATTTAGGTGCAGCCAATGAATTTGAAATAAGCGAAGTTAAAATCGATAAGGTTAATGGATATCACTTTATAGCAACAAAAAATAAAGAAATATTATATGATTCACTTGACTTGAAACCTCGTGGAAAAATATTTAAAGTAACTTCAAAGCGTATATTTAAACTGAAATAGTTTTACTAAAGTTTAAGGCACTTTTTAGCACATTCATAAGCTTGAATTTTATTAGCAGAAGAGAGTCCGTAGATATTATCAATTTCATTGGTTGAAGAATATTTCATAAGTTCTTTAATTTGAAAAGAATTGTAGCCGTTAGATTTCAAATTTGAAATAAATAAATTTCGACATAGATGGAGAGATTTATTTACACGAAATCCCGATTTTTTAAGAAGATTTTTGAATTTTTTAGAAATATGGACAATATCAATTTGGTTATCTTTAAACTTATGTTTGTTCTTTTGAAAAAGATAAGTACGTCGCGAGTCAAGAGTTTTTTCTTGGAAATGATTTTTATGTGCTGTTTGGATAGCCTCGAACTCTTCTGAGTTGATGACAATTTCTCTAATACAAGAGGTATTTCTTTTTTTTGCCACATTTACTTTAATAGTATATAAAGTTTTTCCGGTTTTGCTTAAAAAAGTTGAAATATCTTGCATTTTTACTTTTTGCATTTCAGTGCCTCTACATCCACTTATTAAGAGTAGATGCACAAACCAACCAGAAATTGGGTCAATTTGTTTTAGGGTTTTGGCACATTTTAGAATTAATTTAATACTTTTAGGGGTCAAATAAAACTTAGGAGTTGGTTTTGAATTTTTTTTCTTACGTTTAGGTGAATTTTCTAGAGATTTAAGAATTTTATTTTCATTTTCTAGAATTTTGTTTTTATTTAATGCATTTTGGTATTCTTGAAATAGTTTGAGCGTAAAATCCATATTGAAATTATTTAAATTAAAAGAATTATTAGTATCCATAAGACAAGCTCCTTATAAGTGTTACTTTTAAATTAAGTAAAAGTAATAAAAATAGATGAAAAATGTAATTTATATTGTACCAAAAACTAAAAATTTTAGTCAAATTTTGTGAGTTCTCATTGCATGCAAAATCTGGGCTGTAGAGCAGGTGGGATAAACAGAAGAGGCAATTTTTAAGGGTGGTACACAAGAAAGATACAATACTTTGTGTAATATATAGCAAAGACTTTGAAATTTAATTTGTATGTGTTTTGTAGTCTCTTATAATGAGTAGTGCATTTGCAATGGAGAGATTTTATGAGTTTGATTAAAATTACATTTTAGTTTTGTAACAATGTAATTCGAAATGTAACAAAATTATATATTTAAATCTTTGAAATATTGCAATTATTAGCTGTTGTGGTAATATTGGGACTTATGGAGTAACTTATGAATAAGAAAATGAAAAATTTAATTATTTGTGCAGTTTTTGTTTTGATAATTTCTTGTAAAAATAATACTTTATCTTTATATGATGAGCAAAGTATTGGCTAGGTAAAATTTTGAAAAATAATTAGAAGGGGAACCCCATGAACAATGTTTCAGAAAAAAATCAAGAAATGCAAAATAATATTCAAGCAAAAATAAGCTTCAGAAAAGATATGAAAACCCTAAGAATGAATTTATCAGGGATTAATAAGAATTCTAAGGGGTACGAGTATAATTATCGAAGTTTAGATGACATAGTTAGAGAAATTAAAAACGTTATTGATAAGCATAATTTGGATCTTTTTTTTACGCAAGATCCAATTTCTGTAGAGGGGCAATATGGCATAGTTGATTATATTAGGACGACATTCTACAGTACAAGCACTGTGTACAAATACTCATTTGATACGCCAACTTTTACAGAAAAATTACAATGGACCAATGAAAACAGCTCTAAAAATGGAAAGACCGTACCCCAAATGGTTGGAGCAGCTATTACTTATTTCAGAAGGTGCGCTTTAGTTGGATATCTTCGCATAAAAACTGACGAATTTTTTGATTTTAATGTATATATTAAATATAAAAAAACAAATATCGGCAATTGGATAGATTTAGGAACTTTAGATCTAATAAAAGAAGAATATAGTATTGTAACAGATTTAAATGTTGGGGGGCACACGGCTAGATTATTTTCAGTAAAAGAGTCAGAAATTAACAACTTTGTAAATTCAATGATTAGAGGAGGAGCATTTAATGCGGATTATTATGGTTATCAAGAAGGAGAAGATTATAAAATCAAAAACATAGAAACAAAAATAGAAACTATTAATGACTCTCAATTTATTACATTTTTAGGAAGAGATAATACATATGCAATTTTATTAGAGGAATTTAAGATGAATTTAAAAAGAATTTGAAATAAACGCTTACAACATAGGAGACAATCTTTATGAATAAAAAAATAAAAATGTTTATTATTTGTGCTATTTTTATGCTGATAAGTTCTTGTAAGAATGATGTAACTAGTAAAGATTTAGAAGGGGCGGTGAAAGATTTAGAAAGTTCAGAACAAAATGTAAAAAAAACAGAACAAGAGATAAAAAAACAAGTTGAAGGATTTTTAGAAATTTTAGAGACAAAAGATTTAAACACATTAGATACAAAAGAAATTGAAAAACAAATTCAAGAATTAAAGAATAAGATAGAAAAATTAGACTCTAAAAAAACTTCTATTGAAACATATTCTGGGTATGAAGAAAAAATAAACAAAATAAAAGAAAAATTAAACGGAAAAGGACTTGAAGATAAATTAAATGAACTTTCAGAGAGCTTAAAAAAGAAAAAAGAGGAGAGAAAAAAAGCTTTACAAGAGGCTAAAAAGAAATTTGAAGAGTATAAAAACCAAGCTGAATCTGCAACTGGAGTAACGCATGGTTCTCAAGTCCAAAGACAAGGTGGTGTTGGATTACAAGCTTGGCAGTGTGCTAATAGTTTGGGGTTTAAAAATATGACTAGTGGTAATAATACTAGCGATATGACCAATGAAGTTATAACTAATTCGCTTAAAAAGATTGAAGAAGAACTTAAAAATATTGGAGAAACTGTAGAAGGTAAAAAAGAATAAAGAAAAAGTTTTTATTGTTAATCGAATTTAGAAAAACAAGGCCAATTGATAGTCTTGTTTTTCTATTTAAGCTATATCACTTATGAAGTGAAAATGCCAAAAACTATTGTTAAAAATATTGTTTATTTATATACTCTCTAGAGTTTTGATGTATATAAATGAAATTTCAGATTTTTATGATTGTTTGAGCCCAGGCACAAAAAAGGAAATAAGCAAACTTTATGGAGTTAAGCAATTAACTCTGGAACAAAAAAAGGATTTTTATAGAGGTTTTGTATCAATACAAGAATACAAAAGAAAAACCGGAAAAAGTATTGATGAAATTATAAATGGTATTATAAACCCTGCAAAAAATTTTATTAAAGATGTTCTGAAAGATAAGCATATAATAGAAAAGTATAAAAATTTCCAAAATATGAAGTTTGATTGTAGCTATAAGAAAGGAATGCTAGAAAAATGTTTGAAAAAAATGGGAGAGAAATATTCCGACCGGTTTTTGAGTATTGTTTCTGATATTATGGATGAGAT is part of the Borreliella burgdorferi B31 genome and harbors:
- a CDS encoding DUF643 domain-containing protein, which encodes MYINEISDFYDCLSPGTKKEISKLYGVKQLTLEQKKDFYRGFVSIQEYKRKTGKSIDEIINGIINPAKNFIKDVLKDKHIIEKYKNFQNMKFDCSYKKGMLEKCLKKMGEKYSDRFLSIVSDIMDEIGRKDPKRESIDGVLNFVDILFIIMHYYDKGICTRKYLIKTIKDFSKLV
- a CDS encoding Erp family outer-surface lipoprotein, coding for MNNVSEKNQEMQNNIQAKISFRKDMKTLRMNLSGINKNSKGYEYNYRSLDDIVREIKNVIDKHNLDLFFTQDPISVEGQYGIVDYIRTTFYSTSTVYKYSFDTPTFTEKLQWTNENSSKNGKTVPQMVGAAITYFRRCALVGYLRIKTDEFFDFNVYIKYKKTNIGNWIDLGTLDLIKEEYSIVTDLNVGGHTARLFSVKESEINNFVNSMIRGGAFNADYYGYQEGEDYKIKNIETKIETINDSQFITFLGRDNTYAILLEEFKMNLKRI
- a CDS encoding DUF261 domain-containing protein, which codes for MLINKIKQDNRTLRPEIQRWGCYFLCLHYYTSLFKKREFNVYEINAAYYRFIGLGYIKSNCFIINPCMILNYYGIRSSVRYESLNYLGAANEFEISEVKIDKVNGYHFIATKNKEILYDSLDLKPRGKIFKVTSKRIFKLK
- a CDS encoding ErpY, whose protein sequence is MNKKIKMFIICAIFMLISSCKNDVTSKDLEGAVKDLESSEQNVKKTEQEIKKQVEGFLEILETKDLNTLDTKEIEKQIQELKNKIEKLDSKKTSIETYSGYEEKINKIKEKLNGKGLEDKLNELSESLKKKKEERKKALQEAKKKFEEYKNQAESATGVTHGSQVQRQGGVGLQAWQCANSLGFKNMTSGNNTSDMTNEVITNSLKKIEEELKNIGETVEGKKE
- a CDS encoding DUF244 domain-containing protein yields the protein MENLSNNNNPQENIQGDLKMISVNQQSFTGCEIFEEKSSPIKEKSKLSKIGKKLPGISSQECFRFNRNIDFSLQRNKLDKYGASEVGNILVGGAGLKDLMINRVLKYFDMSLPFEENLYMLKGKELENLGFREFVKAHSDNINVLYKNKYANGVDKYNYFKKMGSSQTLVGSTIDGWFINNNGDLELLEIKSSDSHYMSSAIAEYNKNGNFLSSKYFFKYYVQAQMQLACTGLEYCNLFFLIDAAPINCKIKRDEALISKVFEFVNKCELEIINLKKDIYSNYRDDYLMAHNFNEDTFIKLVEDLVERSDFYSSGVEFDWAREFIEYVDCTDLEIKDNQSAENLAYDLMEIDSLQKELNRIQNENKKREKPIKDRLKMLIYNITNTYPLIEQLNYKFGEFVFTLDPKKRAISDRLKGLLPTSGAVFFPSNIAFANSVSVPM
- a CDS encoding chromosome replication/partitioning protein, which translates into the protein MSKLKVKKILLNNRIEDVQEFENEELEYKSYKDQLRRITVDDVENKIKTMKILYKIREKKLYLIDGYKKFEDFLSEFIISRSQAFLYLKIYRKVLEGSISINDIKEKGLKGVYRNILNVEIKEDKSKQNPIKPLRFQLKKQESYNFYKKNAKFTSFMMDEIFENQKDLINKLLKKYKELKG
- a CDS encoding site-specific integrase, which translates into the protein MDTNNSFNLNNFNMDFTLKLFQEYQNALNKNKILENENKILKSLENSPKRKKKNSKPTPKFYLTPKSIKLILKCAKTLKQIDPISGWFVHLLLISGCRGTEMQKVKMQDISTFLSKTGKTLYTIKVNVAKKRNTSCIREIVINSEEFEAIQTAHKNHFQEKTLDSRRTYLFQKNKHKFKDNQIDIVHISKKFKNLLKKSGFRVNKSLHLCRNLFISNLKSNGYNSFQIKELMKYSSTNEIDNIYGLSSANKIQAYECAKKCLKL